The DNA sequence ATGAGCCTTAATCCGAGAGACGTCGTCATTGTCGACTTCGGCCGTACCCCGATGGGTCGTTCCAAGGGCGGCATGCACCGCAACACCCGCGCCGAGACCATGTCCGCGCAACTGATCGAAGGCGTGCTCGCGCGCAATCCGAAAGTCGATCCGGCAGAAGTGGAAGATGTGATCTGGGGCTGCGTCAACCAGACCCTGGAACAGGGCTGGAACATCGCGCGCATGGCGTCGCTGATGACCCGCATTCCGCACACCAGTGCTGCGCAGACCGTCAGCCGCCTGTGCGGCTCGTCGATGAGCGCGCTACATACTGCCGCTCAGGCGATCATGACCGGCAATGGCGATGTGTTCGTCGTCGGTGGTGTCGAGCACATGGGCCACGTCAGCATGATGCACGGCGTCGATCCGAACCCGCAGCTGTCGCTGTATGCCGCTAAGGCGTCCGGCATGATGGGCCTGACCGCAGAAATGCTGGGCAAGATGCACGGCATCACTCGCGAGCAGCAGGATGCCTTCGGTGAGCGTTCGCACCGTCTGGCGCACAAGGCGACCGTCGAAGGCCTGTTCAAGGATGAAATCATCCCGATGCAGGGCCATGACGAGAACGGCTTCCTCAAGGTCTTCGACTACGACGAAACCATTCGCCCAGAAACCACCCTGGAAAGCCTGGCCACCCTCCGGCCTGCGTTCAATCCCAAGGGCGGCACCGTGACGGCGGGGACTTCCTCGCAGATCACCGATGGCGCGTCCTGCATGATCGTGATGTCCGCACAGCGCGCTCAGGATCTTGGCATCCAGCCGCTGGCCGTGATTCGCTCGATGGCGCTGGCTGGTGTCGATCCGGCGATCATGGGCTACGGTCCTGTACCGGCTACCCAGAAGGCGCTCAAGCGCGCCGGTCTGACCATGGACGACATCGATCACGTCGAACTCAACGAAGCCTTTGCCGCCCAGGCGCTGCCCGTGCTGAAGGATCTGAAACTGCTCGACAAGATGGAGCAGAAGGTCAACCTGCATGGTGGCGCCATCGCCTTGGGTCACCCGTTCGGCTGTTCCGGTGCGCGTATCTCCGGCACTCTGCTGAACGTCATGAAGCAGAACGGCGGCACGTTGGGGGTCTCCACCATGTGTATCGGTCTGGGCCAAGGTATCACCACGGTGTTCGAACGCGTCTAAGCTGTTCGGTGACACGGAAACCGGGGCCTCGTGCCCCGGTTTTCATTTGATGGATATGTGATTTTTTCAGAGGCAGTCCAGATGCAGGTCACACCAGGCCGTTATCGTCATTACAAAGGCCCGGAGTACCGGGTATATGCAGTTGCCAGGCATTCCGAAACCGAAGAACCAGTCGTCTTCTATCAGGCGCTCTACGGGGATTTCGGTCTTTGGGTGCGTCCGTTGTCGATGTTTACCGAGACGGTGGAGGTCGACGGCGAAACGCTCCCCCGTTTTGCATTGGTCGAAGTCGAGCCCAGCCGTTTTTGAGTGCCGTCAGGCCACTCTGGCTTAACCCTTATGCTTGACCTCGGCTCTATCGCCACTATATATAGCGGTGCTTTCAAACCGAGTGCTGGCGACTTCGCCGGGTTTCGGGCAGTACAAAACCCACCGGACAGCCAGGCCGTCAATGGATTCTGGCCGTGGGTACGAAAGATTTCCGGAGCAAATGACTGCTCTTTGCAGTCCCGTAAAAGGGCTGCTTCGCTTCTTTCAGGCAGGTCGAGCGTTCGTGACGCCCGTCTACTGTCGGTTCGATATTCTCAGTTCACCTCTCGATTCAGGAACTCTCGTCTCCATGGGTAAATCGCTGGTCATCGTGGAATCACCGGCCAAGGCCAAGACAATCAACAAGTATTTGGGCAACCAGTACGTGGTGAAGTCGAGTATCGGCCACATCCGCGACCTTCCTACCAGCGGTTCCGCGGCTCGCGAACCGGCCAAGCGTGGCAAGGCCGTCGCCGAGGCTCCTGCGCTGTCGCCGAAGGAAAAAGCCAAGCGTCAGCTGTTCACCCGTATGGGGATCGACCCTGAGCACGGCTGGAAAGCCAAGTACGAGATCCTACCGGGCAAGGAAAAGGTGATCGAAGAGTTGCGTCGCCTGGCCAAGGAAGCCGACACCATCTATCTCGCGACCGACTTGGATAGAGAGGGGGAGGCCATCGCCTGGCACCTGCGTGAATCCATCGGCGGTGACGACAGCCGCTTCAAGCGCGTGGTGTTCAACGAGATCACCAAGAAGGCGATCCAAGAAGCCTTCTCCAAACCGGGCGAGCTGGATATCAACCGCGTCAACGCGCAGCAGGCACGACGCTTCCTCGACCGCGTAGTGGGCTACATGGTTTCGCCGCTGCTGTGGGCCAAGATCGCCCGCGGTCTGTCGGCCGGACGCGTGCAGTCTGTTGCGGTGAAGCTAGTGGTCGAGCGCGAACGTGAGATCCGCGCCTTCGTTCCGGAAGAGTATTGGGAAGTTCACGCCGACCTGGCCACCGCCGACAAGGCCAAGGTTCGCTTCGAAGTGGCGCGCGAAAATGGCGAGGCGTTCAAACCGCTGA is a window from the Pseudomonas sp. MTM4 genome containing:
- the fadA gene encoding acetyl-CoA C-acyltransferase FadA — translated: MSLNPRDVVIVDFGRTPMGRSKGGMHRNTRAETMSAQLIEGVLARNPKVDPAEVEDVIWGCVNQTLEQGWNIARMASLMTRIPHTSAAQTVSRLCGSSMSALHTAAQAIMTGNGDVFVVGGVEHMGHVSMMHGVDPNPQLSLYAAKASGMMGLTAEMLGKMHGITREQQDAFGERSHRLAHKATVEGLFKDEIIPMQGHDENGFLKVFDYDETIRPETTLESLATLRPAFNPKGGTVTAGTSSQITDGASCMIVMSAQRAQDLGIQPLAVIRSMALAGVDPAIMGYGPVPATQKALKRAGLTMDDIDHVELNEAFAAQALPVLKDLKLLDKMEQKVNLHGGAIALGHPFGCSGARISGTLLNVMKQNGGTLGVSTMCIGLGQGITTVFERV
- a CDS encoding DUF1653 domain-containing protein, producing MQVTPGRYRHYKGPEYRVYAVARHSETEEPVVFYQALYGDFGLWVRPLSMFTETVEVDGETLPRFALVEVEPSRF